Proteins encoded in a region of the Panthera uncia isolate 11264 chromosome B2 unlocalized genomic scaffold, Puncia_PCG_1.0 HiC_scaffold_24, whole genome shotgun sequence genome:
- the LOC125939084 gene encoding adhesion G protein-coupled receptor B3-like, which produces MKAVRNLLIYIFSTYLLVMFGFNAAQDFWCSTLVKGVIYGSYSVSEMFPKNFTNCTWTLENPDPTKYSIYLKFSKKDLSCSNFSLLAYQFDHFSHEKIKDLLRKNHSIMQLCDSKNAFVFLQYDKNFIQIRRVFPTDFPGLQKKGEEDQKSFFEFLVLNKVSPSQFGCHVLCTWLESCLKSENGRTESCGIMYTKCTCPQHLGEWGIDDQSLVLLNNVVLPLNEQTEGCLTQELQTTQVCNLTREAKRPPKEGKCPSERERWEGGAFGDGSKM; this is translated from the coding sequence ATGAAGGCTGTTCGTAACCtgctgatttatatattttccacCTATCTCCTGGTTATGTTTGGATTTAATGCTGCCCAAGACTTCTGGTGTTCAACTTTGGTGAAGGGAGTCATTTATGGATCGTATTCTGTAAGTGAAATGTTTCCCAAAAACTTTACAAACTGCACTTGGACGCTGGAAAATCCAGATCCAACCAAATATAGCATTTACCTGAAATTTTCCAAAAAGGACCTTAGCTGCTCTAACTTTTCCCTCTTGGCTTATCAGTTTGATCATTTTTcccatgaaaaaataaaggatcTTTTAAGAAAGAATCATTCTATAATGCAACTCTGCGATTCCAAGAATGCTTTCGTTTTTCTAcaatatgataaaaattttattcagatACGTCGGGTGTTTCCAACTGATTTCCCAGGATTacagaaaaaaggggaagaagatcagaaatctttttttgagtttttggTATTGAACAAGGTGAGCCCAAGCCAGTTTGGTTGCCATGTATTATGCACTTGGTTGGAGAGCTgcttaaaatcagaaaatgggaGAACAGAATCATGTGGGATCATGTATACAAAATGCACCTGCCCTCAGCATTTGGGAGAGTGGGGGATCGACGACCAGTCGCTGGTTTTGTTAAATAACGTGGTGTTACCCCTGAATGAGCAGACCGAGGGCTGCCTGACCCAGGAGCTGCAAACCACCCAGGTCTGCAATCTTACCAGGGAGGCCAAGCGACCGCCCAAAGAAGGTAAGTGCCcatcagagagggagagatgggagggaggggcgtTTGGAGATGGCAGTAAGATGTGA